The genomic segment CGGTTTGGTGTCCCAGGGCAGCAGCAGGAAATGCCGCGCGCCGATCTCGCGCAGGCCGCTCGCCGCCATCAGCTTCCGGGTCGTGCCGGCGCCGAGCAACACGGCGTCCCGGTCGAACTCGCAGCGCGCAACGGCGAGGCGCGTCAGCGGGTTGTACGGATTGTGCTCGATCACGCAGACGAGCCCGCCAGGGCGCGTCACCCGCAGCATCTCGGCCATGAACTGCGCCCATTCGGCCGGCACGATATGGTGCATCACGCAGATGGCCGTGACCAGGTCGAAGCTGGCGTCGGCGAACGGAAAGGTGCGGCCGTCATACTCCCGGTAGTCGACCGCGGCGTTGTGAGTGCGCGCCTGAATCAGGCTGGCGGACGAGACGTCGATGCCGCTGAGGCGGCCGACCATGCCGTGCAGCAGCGGATGAAGGCTGCCGACGCCGCAGCCGACGTCCAGCATGTCGGGCCTTTCCGCGCCGAGCCGCTGCGCGATCAGATCGCGCAGCAGGTCGGCCTTCGCGCGCATGAAGAAATCATGCGGCAGGCCTGAGAAGTCGATCGAGGATTGGACCACATCACGGTAATTGTCGTGATAGCCGTCGAACAGTTCGGCCATGCGCTGGGTCACTCGTTGACGGCGTGGATCGCGGGTGTCACCGCGGTCTCGCCGCGATCGAATCCGATGCGTGCCTGCACCACGTAGAGCGGGCGGCGTTTCACCTCGGCATGGATGCGGCCGACATAGAGTCCCACGATGCCCGTCATCAGCATGTTGATGCCGCACAGCAGCGACACGACGACGATCGTCGAGGACCAGCCGGTCACGAGATGGCTGTCCTTGCTGAGCCACAACAGGACCACCCAGCCGCCGTAGAGCAGCGCGAGCCCGGAGACCGTCAATCCGCACCAGATCGCCAGCCGCAACGGCAGATCGGAAAAGCCGAGCGCGGCGTTCACCGCCAGCCGAACCATCTTGAACAGCGGGTATTTGGTTTCGCCCGCGGCGCGCTCGAGGCGATGGAAGGCGACCTCGGCCTGGCGGAAGCCGAGCCAGGCGATCATGCCGCGCACGAAGCGATCCTGCTCCGGCATTTGCATGAGCGCGTCGAGCACCTTGCGATCGATCAGGCGGAAGTCGCCGACATCGGCGGGGATGCCGACGGAGGACATCCTGCCGAGCAGCCGGTAGAACAGATGCGCGGTCGCTCGCTTGAAACGGCTTTCGCCCTCGCGCGACAGGCGGCGGGCGTGGACGATGTCGTTGCCTTCCTTCCACTTCGCGATCAATTGCTCGATCACTTCGGGCGGATCCTGCAAATCGGCGTCCATGACGATGATAGCGTCGCCCTGCGTGGCGTCCATGCCGGCGGTGATGGCGATCTGGTGGCCGAAATTGCGCGACAGGCCGATATAGCGAAAGCGCTCGTCACGCGCGGCGAGCGCTCGCAGCACGATCGAGCTGGAATCGCTGCTGCCGTCGTCGACGAAGATCGCTTCGGCCGGCCCGTCCAGCTTGGACATGACCTGGTCGAGCCGGCGCAGCAGCACCGGCAACACCGCTTCCTCGTTGAACACGGGGATGACGAGGCTGTAGCGGATCGATCTGGAATTGGCCGCCATGCGAAAGGAGTCCGGCTGGGGTTGCAGGGGCGGAAGTCTATGAGCAGGTGGTTAAGGCCGCCTTGCCGCAACCGTTAAGGGTCTATCGCCCCGAACATGGGTGAGGGCGGCGGACCGGAATGGTGAAGTGCGGTTAACCACGCTTTTGCCGGCGCGGCTTCGCGCTAGGGCGTGCGGCGAATCCTGTAAAGGACGAATCGCTTCGATGTCTCCAGCACCTCCAGCCGATCCGGCAGCGGATTTGCGGCCGGCGATCCCAGCACATAGAGGTAGTCGAAATCCCGGTGCCAGGTGCGGACGAATTGCGGAGCGTCCGCCGGCGGCCGGCCCGCCGCGATCGCGGCAAGCAGGCCCGACGGCACCGGCCCGCCATAGGGAATGGCAATATTGCGCACCGCCTCGCGCGGCCGCACCGGCTGCTTGCCGGTTTCGGTGAACAGGTTGGGCACGAACGCGTCGGCATAGTGCACCGCCAGCGTCGGCGCATAATACATAGGATAGGAGGTGAGGTCGGCGAAGGGTGGATCTCCCTTGTCGTCCGTGCTGCCGACGAGAACGCGCGAGCCGCGATCGATCTTCTGGAACGAGGCGATCATCGCCGCATAGTCGGCGCGGTAAGGCAGCCAGACCGCCAGAACGACGGCGACATTGAGCAATATGATGCCACTGATCGCAGCGAGCGCAGCCATTCTCCAGGCCCGGCTCGGCAATGACAGCGAGCAGAACGCCGGCAGGATCAGCGCCGCGGCGGGAATCATGCGAAGGTCGACGAACGAGGTTCCGAATAGTTTTGAGGGAATGACGAGGTAAAGCAGCACGAAGCCGATCGCGAGCCAGATCCCCGCCGGCTCGAGTCGGAGAACGCCGCGCCTTGCGGCGAACAGCAAACCGGTCATCAGCGCCAGGCCGGTTATCGCCGCGATCGTCAGATTGTAGCCGTTCATGATACGCAGCGGCCAGACCGGCTTGAATGCGGCGAACCAGCTGTTGCCTTCGCTTCCGATCGAGCCTGCCGTCACATGCATGATCGCAAGCAGCGCAAGCGCCGGCAGGGCGAGCGCGCCAAGCCGCGCGGCCGCGATCGGATACGCGACTTGCCCTCGGCGGATGCGCGACAGTTCGAAGAGGCCAAGCGTCGCGCCGTAGATGCCGAGCGAAAAGAAATGCGCGACATAGAGCACGGCGACGAAGATCAGATTGGCGGCGAAGCGCAGCGGCCAGGGGCCCTCGGCCAGCATCAGATAGACGGCGATGCCCCAGAGCGCGAGGCCGAGCCCGAACTCGAAATTCACGAAGCCCCAGCTGAACGGCAGGCAGTAGAGGAAAGCCAGCGCGGCGAAGCCGGCGAGATGGATGCGCCCCTTCCTGACCCATTCGATCAGCAGCGCACCGGTGACGATCAGGAATTGGCTCAGCAGCAGAAACAGCCGCGTGGCGTTCTCGACGCTCATCAGCCGCGCCAGCTGCGGGACCAGCAGGTCCATTCCGAGGTTGGGATAGAAGGCCCACCTCACCTCGTAATACGGATTGGCCCCCGGGGTGCTGTTCTGGCTCAGAATGTACATGCGGGCGAGGTGATTGGGATAATCGACCATCGCCGGAATGGGCGTCAGCAGCACCGGAACAAACGAGACCGCCGCCAGCATCGTAAGCACGATGATCGCCACGGCTCGGTCCGGGTCGGGACGAGCCAGATCTGTCAGGGTCGGCTTGCTGAAAGGAACCATGTGATGGAGCCGCTGAGGCCGACGACGCGCGCTGGAGCCGGTCCTCACTTCGCAGGCGCCGCAATCGTGCTGTCTGCGGTGTCGCGCACGTGGATCACGGCGATGTCGTCCGCATAGATCCGCTTCCAGCCCTTGAGCTGGTCGAGGATCTGCGGGCCCGGCGCATCGGCGCCCAGCAGCGTCGCATCGATCTTGTATTCTTCCAGTAGACGCGGCAGCAGCTCGGGCTTCTTGCCTTCGGTTGCCTTGAAGAAGTCCATGATGAACTTCTCGCCGTAGAGCTCGGCACGGCCGTCGACGAAAACAGGGATGTCGCGCGAGATCAGATAGCCGCCGAACTGGTAGGCGTTGAAGACGCGCTGCACCTTGCGTTGCTCGAGCAGATCGACCGCCGCAACCGGCGTCTGCGTCATGGTGAAGGTGAAACGGTGGTGCCCCATGTAGAGCGAGGTCGAGGTCCAGCTTGCCGCCATGATCATCAGCACGCCGAGTGCTGTGAGGGTGCGGCCCGGCCAGCTTTCGGAACCGGCGGCCTCAGGCGCCGGCTGCGGGAACATCTCGCCGAGCGGCTTTGCCAGCACCAGCGGCACCAGGAATGCAAATGCCTCGATGCTCCTGACATGGCTCAGCGCGCTCCAGGTCAGGAACAGGATCAGGAAGATCCGGGGCGCCGACAGCACCAGGCCGCGATAATAGCCGAATGCGATCAGGGCGAGCAGGGCGCCTTCGAACGGGGTGAAGGTGGCGAAGTTGGCCGGCATCCATTCGAGGATCAACGTCAGCAGCTCGCCGAGGCTGAGGATGTTGGTCGCGCCCTGCAGCGTTCGCCAGCCATAGGGCGTGCAGCAGCTCGCGATCAGCGCCCCGATTCCGAACAGCACCCAGCGCATGAACAGGGCAAGCCGCCGGCCCTTCTCGGCATGCTCGACCGCTTCGAGCGAGATCGGTCCGATCAGCGCGAGCCCCAGCACGAAACCGCCATGCAGGTTCGCCCAGAGCGCCATCAGCGGCAGCCAGGTCCAGGACGGCGCGCTCCTGCGGCTTGCAGCCGCCATCAGCAAGCCGACCCACGCCACCATCACCGGCAGCGCCAGAATATGCGGGCGCGCCAGCACGTGATGGATCGACAGCAGCAGCGCCAGCATCGCGAACAGCACCGCGCGCGGGGCTTCGAGATGCGCCTCGAGCAGATGGACGAAGATTGCGACGGTGAGCGCGACGGCGGCCGCGGTGAGGATGACGGGACCCGCCCAGCCCCATTGCGCATGGGAGAAGGCGAACGCGACCTGCGACAGCCAGGACGTCGAGATCCACGGCGCGCCCGTCCGCGTGAAGGAATAGAAGTCGATCATGGGCATGGCGCGGTGATCGAGGATCCATTGCCCGATCTTGATCTGCCAGAACGAGTCGGAATCCTGAAGCAGCGTGTCGCCGAGGAACAGGAAGAACAGATAGGCGCCGGCGCCGACGCACAATGGCACCAGGGCGCGTGCGCGGCCCTGCACCGCGATGCTGTTGGCGAAGGAAAGGGACATGCCGCCTCGTCGTCCTGGTTGTTCTTGCCGGTCCGGCCATGATCCGGACCCGGCGGGCTGCGTGCGCACCATCTCGCCGCGCTTCAGTCCGAGCGGGCGGCATTGGACCACGCCGGTCATAACTTCGGGTAAACCGGTCGCGCCAGACCGGCGTCAAATATTTACAATTTAACGGATTGTTTCGAACTTGGATTTACCATGGGCCAATACACGCAATCCGCTCAGTGTTTACGCAGTCGAATTAACTGCGGCGCAATTCTTTGCCTCTACGTTTCGTTCCCATGGTCGGGCGGCGCTGGGAAGCCGAAGAGACCAGATCAGTTGTAGCCTCGTGTACTCATTTGGAGCACTCTATGAAGAACCTCGTTGCGCGTTTCATGAAGGATGAATCGGGCGCCACCGCCATTGAATACGGCCTGATCGCTGCCGGCATCGCGCTGGCGATCATCACCGTCGTCAACAACCTCGGCACCACGCTGAACGCCAAGTTCACCTCGATCTCGACCAGCCTCAAGTAAGGCTCGACAAGCGAAATAGCGAAGAGCCCCGTCATCGACGGGGCTCTTTTGCTTTGCCGGTATCGGCGCGAGGCGCGACGATCGGGCTTAAGCCTCCTTCAAGCCACTCGGGTGTATGGCTTGAACGCATCTGCGTCAGCGTATCGCGTAAGGAAGCCGCATGGCCGAAGCTTCGTCCGTCCCGCCAGCCGTCGGCCGTCACGATGCGGTCCCTGCGATCCTCGTCAACATCTCCTTCGTGCTGGCGATCGTCACGCTGGCGTATTTTCCGACGGCCTATCTCACCCATCTCTGGATCTTCGACGCCGACGGACGCGGCATCCCCACTGATTTCGTCAATGTCTGGGCGGCCGGAAGACTGGCGCTCGAGGGGCATCCCGCGCAGGCCTGGGATTGGGACATTCAGAAGCAGGTCGAGCTTGCGCTGCTCAAGCAGGATTTCGTCGGCCATTTCGCTTGGCACTATCCGCCGCCCTTCCTGTTCGTCGCGTCGTTCCTTGCGCAATTTCCCTATGCAATCGCCTTCATCGGCTGGGCCGCGTTCAGCATGGTGCCGTATCTCGCCGTGATGCGCGCGATCATCGGGCGCAATGCGGGCCTCGTGATTGCCATTGGATTTCCGGCCGCCTTCCTCAACATCCTGGTCGGGCAGAACGGCTTCCTCACGGCATCGCTGATCGGCGGCACGCTCTATTTGTTGCCGACACGGCCGATGCTGGCCGGAATCTGTCTCGGCCTGCTCAGCTACAAGCCGCAATACGGACTCCTGTTTCCGCTTGCACTGCTCGCCGCCGCCGAATGGACCGTGCTGTTCACCGCCGCAATCGTCACCGCTGCGATCGCTGTAGTGTCCTGGTTCGCCTTCGGCACCGACAGCTGGCAGGCGTTCTTCCACTGGATCCCGATGTTCTCCCAGGCCTTCCTGACCGAAGGCAGGGCGCCCTGGTTCAAGATGCAGAGCATCTTCGCGCTGGTGCGCTATGTCGGCGGCACCGAGCAGCTCGGATGGGTCTTCCAGTGGGTGTTGACCGCAGCCGTTGCCGTCGTGCTGGCCGTGGTGTGGAGGAGCCGGCTGCCCCACGCCCTCAAGGCGGCGATGCTCGCGACGGCGACGCTGCTGACGACGCCCTATCTCTTCATGTACGATCTGGTCGTGCTGGGCATCGCGGTGGCGTTCCTCATCCGCGCCGGGCTCGATGAAGGTTTCGCACGCCACGAGGTGATGGCGCTGGCGCTCGTCTTTGCGCTGCTTGCGAGCTTCCTGTTTCTCGGGCAACCGGTCGGCTTCCCGGCAATCCTGATCGTGTTCGGGCTGATCCTCGGACGCTGTGCAGCCTGGCGGACCGCCGAGGCCGCATCGGCGCAGCCCGCGATCGCGCGAACGAGCTGAGAAGCTCGATTACGCTTTGATCGGGCTCCGGGTGAGACGCGAGGGGCGTGTGAGCCCTCGGGCCCATCTCGCGCAACCCGAGCATCGGCCGCAAAACTCAGCAGCCGCGCAGGGCAAGTGGCGTCATCTAGTCCTGGAGGGGAGCGAGGGTAAACTGGAAGACGGCGCCCCGCGGTTTATTCACGGTGACCCACAACCGTCCGCCATGAGCCGCAATGATCGACCGACAGATGGCAAGCCCCATGCCCAGGCCGTCGGACTTGGTCGTGTAAAACGCGTCGAAAACACGTTCCGCACTCGTCGGCTCGATCCCCGGGCCCGAATCCCGTACAGCGACGAGCACGCTGCCTGCAACGTCTCTTTCGGTACTGATCTGCAACTCCCGCTTGCCGTCCTCGAGGCTGTTCATGGCTTCCACGGCATTGAGGATCAGATTAAGGAGCACTTGCTGCAGCTGAATGCGCTCACCTTCGATTTGCGGCAGATCCTCAGCGAATTGCATCTGTACCGAGATTCCATGCCTCACCGCCTCGCTCCGGACCATGGCGATGACGTCCAGAACGGCTGCGTTGACGTCGAGCCGACTTTTGGGCACCGGCGCTTTCCTCACCATATCGCGGATCCGGTGGACGATGTCGCCAGCTCGTTGGCAATCTGTGACAATGTGGTGGAGGGACTCGCGGCCCTTGCCCAGGTTTGGCGGGTCCGCGGCGAGCCAGTTCAAGGCGGCGTCGGCGTTACTAAGCACGGCCGAGATCGGCTGATTGATCTCATGGGCAATCGAGGCCGTCAGCTGGCCCATTGTCGCTACGCGACTGACATGAGCGAGCTCGACTTGTGTCCTTTGGCGTTCGACAATGCCTTTCTTGAAAACATTGACCGCGGCCGCCATTGCGCCGATTTCGTCACGCCGGTCAATTCCGGGCACGTCGATGCTCGTGTCTCCCTTGGCAAGTGCTGCCATAGCCCCGGTCATGCGTGTGATCGGCCGCGCGATCGCGCGTGTGAGTAGTATGCCCATCAACACTGCGATCATGAGTGAGGCTGCGGCGCCCATCACGGTTGCCGTGTATGCAGTAGCATATGCCGAGTTCTGTACGGCGTCACGCCTTGCCAACAGATCGCGCTCAACCTTCTCGATTTCGCGCGCCTTGGCGCGGATTGCGTCCATGGCAGCTTTGCCGGTCGCCCCCTCCAACGTGCGCGCCTGCTCCCGCGTCGTGGGATCCGCCATCAGCGTGATCTCCCGCTCGGCGGTCTCGACGCGCCACGTCATCGCCAGCTTGTTCAATTCATCGAGACGACTTTGCTGGTCTGGGTTATCCGAAGTCTGTTCTCTCAATTTTCGGATTGCCGCGCTGAAGTCGGCGCTGCCTCTGCGGTACGGGTCCAGGAATTTCTCGTCGCCGCTGATCAAATAGCCGCGTAGGCTAGTTTGTTGATCCAGCGCTGCGGCTACTGCCGCCTCTAGCGTGTCCAACACGTCAGTGGTGTGGACCCGCCGGTTTTTGGCCTCTTCGATCACGCTAAGTCTGTCGTAGACGATTGCGCCGCTCACGAATATGACCGCTACCACGGCTGCAAATGCCGCCATCAATTTGTGCAAAATCAGTAGACTCGAAAACTGGGGCACCTGACCCTCAAGGCCGAAGTCCGCGACCGACCAGACAGTTAGCTCGAGATTGCTCCCAAGCGATGGCATTCGCAAGAATTGGTATGGGACCGTGACGGGGCAAAGCGGCGCAGCCTCCGGAGTGGAGCGCAGTCAGTGTCTCGTCGGGCAAGGGGGAAATGTTGCCGTGCCGTCGGACACAACAGGGCCGTCATATCGACGCGACCTTCATGACATCCAATGTTCCGCGAAAGATCATCTCAAGTGCCACGTAGAGAATGACGGCCAGACCGACGTAAGCAATCCAGCGATGAGTCTCCAGAAGGCGGGCAATGAAGGAAGCGGCCATTCCCATCATCGCGATGGAAAGGCCCAAGCCGAAGATCAGGACCAATGGATGCTCCCGCGCAGCCCCTGCGACGGCCAGAACATTGTCGAGGGACATCGAAGCGTCGGCAACGATAATTTGCCAACTCGCTTGGATGAGTGTTTTACGAGGTTTGCTTTCCGGGATTGCTTCAATTGCCCCTTTCCTATCGGTGGGGCCCGAGGGGGACGTGCGCAACTCTCGCCACATTTTCCAGCATACCCACAATAGCAGGATCCCGCCGGCGAGCGGGAGGCCGACGATCTGCAGGATCTGCGTCGCTATCCCGGCTAACAGAAGGCGCAGTATCGTCGCGGCGACTATACCGATCAAAATCGCCTTGCTTCGTTGGGCCTGAGGAAGTCCCGCCGCGGCAAGGCCGATGACGATGGCATTATCGCCGGCGAGCACAAGGTCGATTAGAACGACCTGCAAGAGTACGCTAAGAACGTCCGTATTGAGAGAATCTAACACGGATCATGGTCCCCGATGCCAGGGAAATGGCAACTCCGAGCGATGGTCGCATACGTTCTTATGGATTGACCGATGCGCGTTACCATCCAAAACAGAGCGGCCAATTCAGCTCTAGTCCGACGTCGCCGGCAATCCGGGCGCCAGGTGACGATCTCCCAAAACGGCGTCCGAATGCTGTCCGACCGGCGCCCCGAAAAGCATTGCGACTTGATCTGGTTCGCCAAAAATCGCTGCGGCGCAACACATCATGGTGAATGCACCTGCGATATCCCAGAGCGTTACATGTTCTGGCGTTACATCTTCGGGCTTTGCCCAGGCCAAGAGCGCGGTGATCATCGCGTCTGAGAAAAATAGAAGACTGAGCGCTGGTAAGACGAGTTGGGAATCCAGCAGGAGGATCATAAAGAGGGCGGGAGTCGCGACCAGGATGCTCAACAACGCGAATAAGCAGAATGTGTCCCGCCAAGGCGCATTCCTGTTCCAACTTGCATGAGAAGCGATCATTTGATCCTCCTGCATACGAGCGCTTTATGTAGGAGCCATCTACTCGTTGAACTATCCGGTCTACTTGGGCGTTTTCCGCCTCTCAAATGAATGTCTTGTTGTCCTATGCCGCCGACCCTCAATCAACGTAAGAACGCCAGCGGTCGTTACGGCAACAATGACAACGGCTGCCAGCCCCTCGACGGAGGCCAAGGTCTCATACCATCTGTTCCAAAGCTCAATCATGTGCTGGCCTCTCTCGAGAGCGCACCCACGATCGACAGATTTCACCGCTTAAAAGACGACCCTTGCAGTCAGAAGCACAATGCTACTGATGGTCGCGCGCGTTTTGGCCGCGCGGCAACATGACCACGATCCGTTCGGCCCGCACGCGCATCGATCTTCTACTGGAACGTCAGGATCGAACTGGCTGTCCGATACCAGGAAGATTGCCTTCGCTGTCGCGGAACCAGCGCCTCGCTGAGCGACACCCTTGCTGGCGTAGTTGCCGGCGATCTCGGCGATCCCGTTAGCAGTCTTCAGACCAGGAAGGTCATATTCCTCGAACTTGACTCCCCGCGCGCGAAGTTCGCGCACTGTTGCGTCGATATCCTCTACTTCCCAGCCCATCTGCGTATGCTGCCGGATTGCACCCCGGCCGAGATGAATATCGCAAACTCGCCAGATGCGCAGACGTAGCGCAATCCACCCTCGCGCTGTTCGACCGGGTCGAGACCGAGTTTTTCGGAGTAGAAAGCCCGAGCGCGCTCCAGGTCCTTGGCTGGAAGCAATCTTCACCGCAGTGCTCCTGGTCATCGTCTTGGCTGGCATCCTTGGGCTGCAATAGAGCAGGACGTTGCAAAGTCTGAGCTCTGAGACGGGGCTGTATCTCTTGCCAACCATCATCTTCTTCGAATTCTATTTCCTCACGAACGACCTGTTGGCCCTTCTTTGCGAGAAGTACGAGCTGGACTTCGGGCGGTGATGCGAACTGTGTAACAGTCTTCCAAGCAATCAGCCGAGATCAATCTCAGCCGCCTCGTACCCAATCGCCCAAGGCGAGCGCTTTATACAAGTTCATCAGCCCACACCTTGAAGCTGACGAGCGTGTTGGGTCCGAAAGTTTGGGCGATCGGAACATCCGCCGCATCGCGGCCTTGCGCGATCAGGACGCGGCCGATTCGCGGAGTGTTGTTGCGTGCATCGAATGTGTACCAGCGACCGCCAAGATAGGCTTCGAACCAGCCTGCAAAGTCCCCGGGAGCGTGGGGCGGCGGGATGCCGATGTCGCCGAGATAGCCGGTGCAATAGCGTGCTGGAATGTTCATGCAACGGCAGAATGCAATGGCAAGATGCGCATAGTCGCGGCAGACGCCCTCGCCCTCGTTGAATGCTTCC from the Bradyrhizobium sp. WBAH42 genome contains:
- a CDS encoding class I SAM-dependent methyltransferase — protein: MAELFDGYHDNYRDVVQSSIDFSGLPHDFFMRAKADLLRDLIAQRLGAERPDMLDVGCGVGSLHPLLHGMVGRLSGIDVSSASLIQARTHNAAVDYREYDGRTFPFADASFDLVTAICVMHHIVPAEWAQFMAEMLRVTRPGGLVCVIEHNPYNPLTRLAVARCEFDRDAVLLGAGTTRKLMAASGLREIGARHFLLLPWDTKPARRLEGALSGVWLGGQYAAFGTA
- a CDS encoding glycosyltransferase family 2 protein; this translates as MAANSRSIRYSLVIPVFNEEAVLPVLLRRLDQVMSKLDGPAEAIFVDDGSSDSSSIVLRALAARDERFRYIGLSRNFGHQIAITAGMDATQGDAIIVMDADLQDPPEVIEQLIAKWKEGNDIVHARRLSREGESRFKRATAHLFYRLLGRMSSVGIPADVGDFRLIDRKVLDALMQMPEQDRFVRGMIAWLGFRQAEVAFHRLERAAGETKYPLFKMVRLAVNAALGFSDLPLRLAIWCGLTVSGLALLYGGWVVLLWLSKDSHLVTGWSSTIVVVSLLCGINMLMTGIVGLYVGRIHAEVKRRPLYVVQARIGFDRGETAVTPAIHAVNE
- a CDS encoding Flp family type IVb pilin: MKNLVARFMKDESGATAIEYGLIAAGIALAIITVVNNLGTTLNAKFTSISTSLK
- a CDS encoding glycosyltransferase family 87 protein, whose translation is MAEASSVPPAVGRHDAVPAILVNISFVLAIVTLAYFPTAYLTHLWIFDADGRGIPTDFVNVWAAGRLALEGHPAQAWDWDIQKQVELALLKQDFVGHFAWHYPPPFLFVASFLAQFPYAIAFIGWAAFSMVPYLAVMRAIIGRNAGLVIAIGFPAAFLNILVGQNGFLTASLIGGTLYLLPTRPMLAGICLGLLSYKPQYGLLFPLALLAAAEWTVLFTAAIVTAAIAVVSWFAFGTDSWQAFFHWIPMFSQAFLTEGRAPWFKMQSIFALVRYVGGTEQLGWVFQWVLTAAVAVVLAVVWRSRLPHALKAAMLATATLLTTPYLFMYDLVVLGIAVAFLIRAGLDEGFARHEVMALALVFALLASFLFLGQPVGFPAILIVFGLILGRCAAWRTAEAASAQPAIARTS
- a CDS encoding CHASE3 domain-containing protein, with translation MAAFAAVVAVIFVSGAIVYDRLSVIEEAKNRRVHTTDVLDTLEAAVAAALDQQTSLRGYLISGDEKFLDPYRRGSADFSAAIRKLREQTSDNPDQQSRLDELNKLAMTWRVETAEREITLMADPTTREQARTLEGATGKAAMDAIRAKAREIEKVERDLLARRDAVQNSAYATAYTATVMGAAASLMIAVLMGILLTRAIARPITRMTGAMAALAKGDTSIDVPGIDRRDEIGAMAAAVNVFKKGIVERQRTQVELAHVSRVATMGQLTASIAHEINQPISAVLSNADAALNWLAADPPNLGKGRESLHHIVTDCQRAGDIVHRIRDMVRKAPVPKSRLDVNAAVLDVIAMVRSEAVRHGISVQMQFAEDLPQIEGERIQLQQVLLNLILNAVEAMNSLEDGKRELQISTERDVAGSVLVAVRDSGPGIEPTSAERVFDAFYTTKSDGLGMGLAICRSIIAAHGGRLWVTVNKPRGAVFQFTLAPLQD
- a CDS encoding TerC family protein, yielding MLDSLNTDVLSVLLQVVLIDLVLAGDNAIVIGLAAAGLPQAQRSKAILIGIVAATILRLLLAGIATQILQIVGLPLAGGILLLWVCWKMWRELRTSPSGPTDRKGAIEAIPESKPRKTLIQASWQIIVADASMSLDNVLAVAGAAREHPLVLIFGLGLSIAMMGMAASFIARLLETHRWIAYVGLAVILYVALEMIFRGTLDVMKVASI
- a CDS encoding VOC family protein — translated: MLPAKDLERARAFYSEKLGLDPVEQREGGLRYVCASGEFAIFISAGVQSGSIRRWAGK